Genomic window (Staphylococcus debuckii):
ATTTTTACAATACAATTTTTTAAACTTATAATATTACTTTTGTTTAATAGCATGGTCACACATCAGTACCACACTAGAGTATATAACGCTAGTTGCGGCAAGAGTTTGAATGTTTTACTTCTAATTCTTTGATACTTTTTTCGCTTGCATTAAAATGCCAATTAAGACGTGTTTCATCTTTAACCTTGAATCCTGCTTTCATCATTGCACCCTTGAATTGACCGTTTGTGATATAACTACCTTCAAAAGTTCCTGATAATGCTTCACTATATATACGTTCAAATACATGTTTTAAACCATACGAGGAACGTCTAACATTGAATGTTTTTATTTTATTGATCGAGTAACAAAACTCGAGTAATGCGTTTTTCTTTACCTTATTCAATTCTTCAAAGTGTTCTGGTTTATTAATATCAGTCATTTAAATTCTCCATTCTATATTTATTGTGTGTGACGAGTATAGGAATAAAAGTTACTACATTCGACAAAAGTTACTACATACCGCTTTAAAAGATTGATATATAGCTGTTTTAAGGTTATTTCATTGATATATAGACCTACTACAAAAGTTACTTCATTTATAAAAAAAGTAGCTACATAAGTTACTACTTCTTATGAATGTCTACTACATTTATTTATATGTAGCTACATAAGTTACTACTTAAAAAGTTGATAACAGAGGCGATTAAACACACTTTGTAGTAACTTTCTTAATATGTAGTAACTTTTTGTTCTACTCTCCATACACAGATTTTATTTTCTTATACAAATTGCTTCCTTTTCTAGGTTCAATAATATTTGTAGTATCACTGTACTTGTCATCAGTATCATGAGGAGCTATAGTTTCTATATTCATTGATTTACTTCTCCGTTCATTATTTTTTAGTAGTTCCCCCTCAATTCCCCGTAGTTCCTCTTTTCTTTTAATCATTAGGGAACCGTCTCTGTCTTACTCTCTCAACACTTAAAACTAAATGGTTCCCTAAGTTCCCCTTTTTTTGAGACCTGTATAACTATTAGTAAATATACAGATATAGATATAAATGATAAGTACGTCTCTAATATTATTTATGGTTAAAAATTATAGGGAACTTGGGGAACTAATAACATAAAACCATTGGTGTTACAGTGTTTATACGGTTCCCTCTTTAATTAAAAAATGGGGAACCAATAGGGAACTTAGGGAACTAAGCTCAATTTTATTCATAGTCAGAATGATATTGGTTAAAATCAAAATCTAGTTGCTTTATAATTTCTTCTTTAATCGCATAACCTCTCGGCTTTTTTCCTTTATGCCCAACTCTTTTGGTTAATTTCTGTTTATCTGTTATGAGATAGCTTCTTTCGTTCCACGATTTAGTAATACTGTGTAACTCATGCCCTAAAAATTGTTTCAAAGTTTCACCCATTACCAACAGATAATCACGTTTGTATATTGCTTTTACATCACCATTAGTTACAGTGTAATAACCCTCGCCTTCAATGTGGTTGCGGTTAGCGTCCAAATACTGTAAAAGTTCTTCTAGTAACTGCTTAGGCTTATCAATGTTCTTATTGGTTTCAAGCATTTTATTATAAGTTCGGTCTAACGTGGTGTATGGATCATGTTGAAACCCTTCAATATCATTGATGATTTCACCAGCAACCTGTAACAAAGCGAAAGCCCTGCCTATTCTTGCGACAATCTCATTTGTTCCAGCCTTTTCGATGAGACGCTTCTCGTGGCTTTTAAATGAGTTATAGTAGCCTTCTTTGTTTTTGCGGTATTGTTCCATGAAAGCCATGCCTAACGTGCCGTACTGATTGTTAATGCCTTCGTACAAATCAATAAAAGAAACATCACTGTTAAATGGGTCATCTTGCAATGTAATAACCCTAGCACCAATACCAGCTTTTTCATTGCCGCTATCCGCTAAAGATGTTTCACCTGTTGAAAGCATAATGTTTTGCCATGTTCTCTCTACTTCAATACTCGACTTGTTCCCACGACCCTTTTCACGACCACCACTAAATTGGTATATGACATCTGGTATCATATAAGGGTTCGCTTTTCTTGAGTCGTCTAAAAGAAGTGGATAGCTGTTCAAGAATGCAGATTTGCGTTCAATATTGACTCTGGTTGTATTCCATTCACTGATAAGTTTTGAAGTTCCCCACACACTGCTAGCTACCTTTAAAGCTGTTGTTTTACCTCGTGAACTAGCCCCGCTTAAATCTACAATAAAAGGTTCTACATCAAAATCATGAAGCAATATCGAGCCACAAGACGCATACAACATCATCATGGCAGGGTATGAATTGGATATAAGATTAAAAACATTATCAGCGTAACCTTGCAATGTTCCTTTAGTCTTGAATTGGTTCGCAATGTTTTTATAACCCTGTTCATGAATCGTCAACTCAATTTCGCTATCCAACGGATGTACAAAGTATTTACCTACATGGCCTAATCGAGTGACTATATTTGTTATAGGCAACGGGTTCAGTCGCATATACATGCTTATATAGTTAACGAGATCAGTACGATTTGTAGTGTTTACATCTAAACCTCTGCTAGCTAGCCCGATTAAATGTGTAGCGTCTGCTAAGTCACGAGCAAACACGGGAAACTGGTAAGTTCTGCCACCGTTATTAAAGGTCATTTCATAAGTAAACTCGTTTGTTTCAATATCTTTATACTTTTTAGTAATAAATGGCGGTGTCGAAGTGATTAAAATTGGAACAACTTGCTTATCGTCACCTCTACCTTTTTCCACCATTTTATATAACCATCCATTATCGCGTACTTGGTAATTAGTTGGTATACTCTCGGCGGCATTACTATCATTGACGATTTCTGTAATTTCTGTGGGTAGTTCGGCCATTTAATCACTCCTTTCGCGTGTGTCTTAAATAAATACTTTTAAATGTCTTGATAATTTCTTTATCTTCAATAGGCGGCGTACATTGCTTTGCCCAACCATAAGCCAAACCATATACAAGGCTAGGATCTACATATCTACGCAATAAATAACCGATAATTTGTGTTAATACTGTGTTTCGTTCACCAGCACCTACCCCCATAGCGACACTTTGCCAATGTTCTGCACTATGCTTTTTATGATATGAAACAGTA
Coding sequences:
- a CDS encoding DUF927 domain-containing protein codes for the protein MAELPTEITEIVNDSNAAESIPTNYQVRDNGWLYKMVEKGRGDDKQVVPILITSTPPFITKKYKDIETNEFTYEMTFNNGGRTYQFPVFARDLADATHLIGLASRGLDVNTTNRTDLVNYISMYMRLNPLPITNIVTRLGHVGKYFVHPLDSEIELTIHEQGYKNIANQFKTKGTLQGYADNVFNLISNSYPAMMMLYASCGSILLHDFDVEPFIVDLSGASSRGKTTALKVASSVWGTSKLISEWNTTRVNIERKSAFLNSYPLLLDDSRKANPYMIPDVIYQFSGGREKGRGNKSSIEVERTWQNIMLSTGETSLADSGNEKAGIGARVITLQDDPFNSDVSFIDLYEGINNQYGTLGMAFMEQYRKNKEGYYNSFKSHEKRLIEKAGTNEIVARIGRAFALLQVAGEIINDIEGFQHDPYTTLDRTYNKMLETNKNIDKPKQLLEELLQYLDANRNHIEGEGYYTVTNGDVKAIYKRDYLLVMGETLKQFLGHELHSITKSWNERSYLITDKQKLTKRVGHKGKKPRGYAIKEEIIKQLDFDFNQYHSDYE